The following are encoded in a window of Artemia franciscana chromosome 19, ASM3288406v1, whole genome shotgun sequence genomic DNA:
- the LOC136039313 gene encoding actin-related protein 2/3 complex subunit 4-like produces the protein MRFMMMRAENFVILRRKPIEGYDISFLITNFHTEAMYKHKLVDFVIHFMEEIDKEISEMKLAVNARARICAEEFLKRF, from the exons ATGAGGTTTATGATGATGAGAGCAGAAAATTTTGTCATACTGAGAAGAAAACCTATTGAG ggaTACGACATcagttttttaattacaaatttcCATACAGAGGCTATGTATAAACATAAGCTTGTGGACTTTGTAATCCACTTTATGGAGGAGATAGACAAAGAAATATCCGAAATGAAATTGGCTGTGAATGCACGTGCTAGAATATGTGCCGAGGAATTTTTAAAACGA ttctgA